tgtagAAAATTATTCAGATTGTTCACATGCACAGAAATATTTGcagatagggcggcaggtagcttagtgggtaagagcgttgggccagtaaccgaaaggtcgctggttctaatccccgagccgactaggtgaaaaatctgtcgatatgcccttgagcaaggcacttaaccctaattgctcttgtaagtcgctctggataagagtgtctgctaaatgaccaattattattattattatttattattatttattatagatacacacacatgctgttgaaaaattattattatttttttttcaccAAACAAGTCagtgccccgtgtagctcagttggtagagcatggcgcttgcaacgccagggttgtgggttcgtttctcatggggggccagtatgaaaaatgtatgcactcactaactgtaagtggctctggataagagcgtctgctaaatgactaaaatgtaatagtaCCTGACTGGGCAGTCGAGCCACAGCCCCATGTGCAGGTGTCTGAGGAATGGCCACCACAATGTCATCCAGGCTCTGCCCGTGGAGCTGCTTTAAGGAGAGAGAATGGAACCCCGCAGTAGCTTAGTATCACAACCAAGCACATTGCTGACTGCTGAGATTAGTTAGACTACAAATAGCAAACAGATAGAGGCAGGTAGGGACAGAGGCCAGAAAAGACCCACCTGTTGTGGCAGCATTCCTGCAGGGCCGGGGAAGCGGCGGGTATTGGGCCGGGTGTGGTCAGAACGGGGTCTCTGGGGGGTCTTGTTGGAGTTGGACACCAGCTGGACCAGGTGGTTAGTGAAGACGGGCGTGTGGAGGGAACGGGGGGTGAGACTGGGGGAGGGCATGGGTCCGCCAAACCTACTAGAGGGGGCTGGGGAGATGGGGTCAAACAGGCTACATCCCTGAGCCAGAGGAGTAGCCCAGGGCCTCTGTATCTGGGAAGGAGGCCCTCTGACTGGCCTGGGTGtcacagacctggggaaggggctggagaagggggaggaggccATGGTCAGGCCAGGAAACACTGGGCTCTGGGGTGGAGCTGGGAGGAAAGCAGCACTTAGACCAGGGCCAGGGAATGAGGACCTGTGGGGTATATTACTACTGGGAAGACCAGACATTTGGTTTGAGGTACTGAATCCTCTCAGACCCACATTGGGCCCAGTTTGAGCCCCACCACAGGCTGAGGGCCGTAGTCTTTTGGCTGGGGATACAGAGTCATCGCTGGGCTTGGTTAGATATGGGGCTGCAGCTGGAGCGGTTTCTCGGACCTGAGCCCAAGTCCTCATCTGTGGATCACTTTCATCCAGGTCTGCCAAGTCAACATCCCAATCATCAAAGTCATCCTGCGGCAAGGGGGCCTCTTGCTGTCCTGTAGTTTTTGAATGAATCTGTTGAGCTGGTGCTGAGCTCTGTTGGGGAACTGTACATGGTCCCCTACTCAGAGTAGgaaggtggagagggggaggagggaatgTGGGCAGTGGTTTAGATGTAGAGAGCCGTCTCAAACCCAAAGCAGCACACTGTCCTACAGTGGTCGGTGTTGTGTTTTCTGACCCTGGGCAATTCAACAGGCACCTATGGGCAGGTATGCCTTCTGTGGATGGTTGGTTTGAGTTTTTCTGGCCATAGGGAGCAGCAGGAGTTGAGGCTGCAGTTGAAGAACGGAGGAAACAGGACTGTGCTGCAGAGGACACTGTGCTAGCAGACACGGATGGAACGGACCAGTTTATCTCAAGTAGATCCTAAtgaacacatacatacacacacgcaatAGCAAAGGATGACATTATTGTATAACTCGTATTCAAAAAAAAAACAGAGGTGGTTTCACAACAGTACTCTACATTACTTGTGATATCCATCTGAGGATTTATACAGAGGGCTATAATCTGTCATATCTCTCTTAAACAGCAGGTGGTAACCATTGACTAAATCATAGCAATCAGGTAGGATGTGTCAATCAGTTTGCAGCACCTCATCATCGAAGTCATCCCCAACGTTAAATAATCCATTCCACTTGCAAGTCTGCCG
The Coregonus clupeaformis isolate EN_2021a unplaced genomic scaffold, ASM2061545v1 scaf0504, whole genome shotgun sequence DNA segment above includes these coding regions:
- the LOC121568623 gene encoding homologous recombination OB-fold protein isoform X2, with translation MTAMTCKWNGLFNVGDDFDDEDLLEINWSVPSVSASTVSSAAQSCFLRSSTAASTPAAPYGQKNSNQPSTEGIPAHRCLLNCPGSENTTPTTVGQCAALGLRRLSTSKPLPTFPPPPLHLPTLSRGPCTVPQQSSAPAQQIHSKTTGQQEAPLPQDDFDDWDVDLADLDESDPQMRTWAQVRETAPAAAPYLTKPSDDSVSPAKRLRPSACGGAQTGPNVGLRGFSTSNQMSGLPSSNIPHRSSFPGPGLSAAFLPAPPQSPVFPGLTMASSPFSSPFPRSVTPRPVRGPPSQIQRPWATPLAQGCSLFDPISPAPSSRFGGPMPSPSLTPRSLHTPVFTNHLVQLVSNSNKTPQRPRSDHTRPNTRRFPGPAGMLPQQLHGQSLDDIVVAIPQTPAHGAVARLPSQVPSSQTEEEDFSGGPWAAMKAEMGLDERNTSCFLHSYSVAMVLRKAALKQLAKNKVPNMAVVLKSILHTHADAKAVFGDPTGEMQGTVHRRLLEDRLGELKTGAVLLLKQVGVFSPSHRNHYLNVTPNNLLRIYPPDGSTLSSTQTQLLPPDLEPLLASPDQSSSVPGALVSQMELFYDDDEEEVIGAPKDSADSGADSTSDPQGPPAAAPQDPSWDADGLDELLGELPVESYCL
- the LOC121568623 gene encoding homologous recombination OB-fold protein isoform X1, which gives rise to MTAMTCKWNGLFNVGDDFDDEDLLEINWSVPSVSASTVSSAAQSCFLRSSTAASTPAAPYGQKNSNQPSTEGIPAHRCLLNCPGSENTTPTTVGQCAALGLRRLSTSKPLPTFPPPPLHLPTLSRGPCTVPQQSSAPAQQIHSKTTGQQEAPLPQDDFDDWDVDLADLDESDPQMRTWAQVRETAPAAAPYLTKPSDDSVSPAKRLRPSACGGAQTGPNVGLRGFSTSNQMSGLPSSNIPHRSSFPGPGLSAAFLPAPPQSPVFPGLTMASSPFSSPFPRSVTPRPVRGPPSQIQRPWATPLAQGCSLFDPISPAPSSRFGGPMPSPSLTPRSLHTPVFTNHLVQLVSNSNKTPQRPRSDHTRPNTRRFPGPAGMLPQQQLHGQSLDDIVVAIPQTPAHGAVARLPSQVPSSQTEEEDFSGGPWAAMKAEMGLDERNTSCFLHSYSVAMVLRKAALKQLAKNKVPNMAVVLKSILHTHADAKAVFGDPTGEMQGTVHRRLLEDRLGELKTGAVLLLKQVGVFSPSHRNHYLNVTPNNLLRIYPPDGSTLSSTQTQLLPPDLEPLLASPDQSSSVPGALVSQMELFYDDDEEEVIGAPKDSADSGADSTSDPQGPPAAAPQDPSWDADGLDELLGELPVESYCL